CAGTACCTGAACGGCTTTAATTTGGCCGCCATGGCGGAGCCGGAAAAAAACCTCTTGAACCTGGCGCTGGCGGTGGTGGAGGTTTCTCCGGCGATTGAGTTGTTTGACAATCCCTGGCCGAAGGACGTCTACCCGTGGCAGAAATTCACGGTCGCTTACTGAGCCGGTGACTGCCCTATGAGGCAGTCGGCACGCACTGCGTGCATCAGCCCCGGCTGCGCGGTCGTGAAACGCCCAAGCCGGCAAACGTCGAGTGTTGATTGTCGTTAATCCAGGCTTCGATGCTTGCAGGTGTGGTGGGTACGTGTAGCAGGTAGCCCTGGATAACGTCGCAGCCGTGCTCGCGCAAATAGCGCATCTGCGCGGCGGTTTCCACGCCTTCTCCGACAATCTCCAGACCCAGGTTGTGGCCCATGCTGATAATGCCGTTGGTGATGGCGGCGTCGTGGGTGTTTTCCGGCAGTTCGGCCACGAAAGAGCGGTCGATCTTGACCGTCTGTACCGGAAGGTGCTTCAGGTAACCCAGGGACGAGTAGCCGGTACCGAAGTCGTCGATTGAAATGCGCACGCCGAGGTTGCGTAGGCGGCGCAGTATGGCCCCCGACGCCTCCAGGTCGCGCATCAGGGTGGTTTCGGTGATTTCCAGCTCCAGGTTTTCCGGGGCATGCTCGGTTTCCGCCAGTGCGCGGGAAACCGTATCCACGAATTCCGGCGCCATCAGCTGATGCCCCGATACGTTTACCGCCATGCGTAAGGTCGGCAGGCCGTGTTTTTGCCAGAGCCGGTTCTGCCGACACGCTTCGCGCAGCGCCCACTCGCCCATCGGGCCAATCAAGCCGGTGTCTTCTGCAAGTGGGATGAAGTCCGCCGGCGAGACCAGGCCGCGCTGCGGATGCTGCCAGCGCATCAACGCCTCGACGCCGATCACCATGCCGGTCGTCAGGCTCAGCTGAGGCTGATAAAAGAGCAGCAATTCGGAGCGTTCCAGCGCCTTGCGCAGGTCGGTCTCCATGTCCATTCGCCGCCGCACGGCAACGCTCATGTGCGTTTGCCAGAAATGTTGTTTTCCGCCGCCGGCCAGTTTGGCCTGGTTCAGCGCGGTTTCAGCATGCCGAACCAGACCGTCGACGTCCCGGTCATCGGCTGGGAACAAGGCAATGCCGATACTCGCGCTGAGCACAAGCTCCTTGTCGCCGATTCGCAGCGGCGTGGCGACACTGGCCAGAATCTTGTCGGCTACCGCCGTGGCTGTTCCGGGGTCTTCGATCTCGCAGGCCAGCGCGAATTCGTCGCTACCGACGCGGCCCAGGATGTCGTCGGCCCGCAATTGGCGCCTGATGCGGTCGCTTAGCTGGACCAGCACCTCGTCGGCGAGATTGTGGCCCAAACTTTCGTTCAGTATCTTGAAACGATCGAGGTCGAGTGACATCACGGCAAAACTGGTGTTGTGACCGGCACGCTCGGTTATTTGGCGTAGGCGTTCCCGGAATCCGGCCCGGTTGGGCAGGCCAGTCAATACGTCGTGGAATGCCAGGCGATGGGCGTGCCGCTCGGAGGCGCCAGCCTGCAGTAGCCGGTTCACGCGCCGCCGGAGCACGCCGAAATTGATCGGCTTGGTAATGAAGTCGGCGGCGCCGGCGCGAAACGCGCGTTCCACGGAAATCTCGTCGGCCAGGCTGGTGATCATCAGCACCGGCGTACGTTGTGCCTCGGGCAGGGCAAGGATCTGCCGGCAGGTGGCGAAGCCATCCTGGCGCGGCAAGCGGGCGTCGAGCAGTACCAGATCCGGACGTACGCGCGGGTACAGCTGCATGGCTTCTTCGCCATCGCCAGCCTCGATCACGCGATAGCCTTCCTGGTCCAGGATCCCGCGCAGCGCCAGACGGGTGCTGCGATCGTCCTCCACGATCAATACCGTAAAGCTCGACTGCGGGGTGCTGACCGGCGCCCCTGGCTGGTGGTCGACTATCCATTGCGCCAATGCGTCACGTACCGCGCTGTGGTGCCTCTCGAAATCGGCACTTAGCTGCTCCAGACTGGCCATGTCGGGCGCCGCGCCGCCAGCCAGACGTTCAACGCGGTCGGCGAGGTCGGCCAGTTGTTCAGCACCAACATTGCGGGCGCTGCCCTTCAGGGTGTGCGCCAGGTCGCGCATGCGGACCTCATCGCGTTCGGTGATGGCAACGCGCAACTGTTCGAGGTAGCTCGCGCTATCCGAAATAAAAGTGCGAATGACGGCCGGCAAGCTATCGCCGATGGCGTTCCGCAGTTCGGTAAGTAGCACCGGATTAAGCACGGCCTTGCCAGGGGACGGAACCATTGTCCCCTCTGCCACCCAGGAAACGGTCGGCCTGGAGATACCCGGCGCGGTCCATTTTTCCAGCAGGCGCTGTACGGCTGCCAGCTGTATCGGTTTCGGTACTGCGTCGTCCATGCCGGCGGCATAGCATTGGTCCAATCGCGCTGCCTCGGTGTTGGCGGTCATGGCGAAAATCGGGATGCGTTTTCCATCAGGTTCGCCGACACGGATGCGGCGCGTGGCTTCAAGACCATCCACGCCGGGCATGTTGCAGTCCATGAACACGGCGACATAATCGGCATTGGTGGCGCACGCGCTGACGGCGTCTTCTCCGTTCGCCACAATGTCCACGCGGCACCCGGCGGCTTCCAGTAAGCCCTTGGCAACCATCTGATTGGTAGCGTTGTCTTCCGCGACCAGTACGCGCAGGGGAGCGCCATCGACGGTGGCCAGCGTTCGGAAATTATCAACAACCGGCAAGCCTGACGCGGGAAGTTCCGCCAGGTCGAGTGACAACGAGAACCAGAAGCTGCTGCCCGCGCCCAGCGTGCTGTCCACACCCATCTGGCCACCCATTAACTCCACCAACTGGCGGCTGATGGTCAGTCCCAGGCCGGAACCGCCAAACTGACGAGTGGTTGAGCTGTCGGCCTGGGTGAACGACTCGAAGATCCGGCCAAGATCGTCCGCGGCGATGCCGGTGCCGGTGTCGGTGACGCGAAATGCCAGAGTCGCCCGGTCACCGTCGCGTTCGAGAGCATTGATCTGTAGCGTAACCTCGCCCACGGCCGTGAATTTGATTGCGTTGCCGACCAGGTTGGTCAGTACCTGTCCAATACGCACCGGGTCAC
Above is a genomic segment from Immundisolibacter sp. containing:
- a CDS encoding EAL domain-containing protein, with product MNPWRAIKQRMSGLHSDTLLMLVCVCGVVLVALASAAGISYLSVNKARVNLLDQGRLLTERYAAQATLALLYGAAENAQAATDSLLQFPNVVGAAVFNADGSVLLSQGPAASTSETSPPPWRADESTRIADTDPELWWFRAPVFVGGTSADQSVFGEAPTPPQYQGQVAVAVSKQALTEISKDIIVSTLSVTLAIAVLLVPILVSILRRVSNPIRALAQVMTDTETGDITARAKLGGPADIQQMERAFNRMMDTLQQREQELRSARDAAVDAAQIKAQFTANVSHEIRTPLNGLLGMLQLLRESPLAPKQLERLTIAESSGNTLLVLINDILDFSRLESGRVEIENIPFNLHAKTHEIAALFEQQTRSKAIKLNVAVGPEVPPGVSGDPVRIGQVLTNLVGNAIKFTAVGEVTLQINALERDGDRATLAFRVTDTGTGIAADDLGRIFESFTQADSSTTRQFGGSGLGLTISRQLVELMGGQMGVDSTLGAGSSFWFSLSLDLAELPASGLPVVDNFRTLATVDGAPLRVLVAEDNATNQMVAKGLLEAAGCRVDIVANGEDAVSACATNADYVAVFMDCNMPGVDGLEATRRIRVGEPDGKRIPIFAMTANTEAARLDQCYAAGMDDAVPKPIQLAAVQRLLEKWTAPGISRPTVSWVAEGTMVPSPGKAVLNPVLLTELRNAIGDSLPAVIRTFISDSASYLEQLRVAITERDEVRMRDLAHTLKGSARNVGAEQLADLADRVERLAGGAAPDMASLEQLSADFERHHSAVRDALAQWIVDHQPGAPVSTPQSSFTVLIVEDDRSTRLALRGILDQEGYRVIEAGDGEEAMQLYPRVRPDLVLLDARLPRQDGFATCRQILALPEAQRTPVLMITSLADEISVERAFRAGAADFITKPINFGVLRRRVNRLLQAGASERHAHRLAFHDVLTGLPNRAGFRERLRQITERAGHNTSFAVMSLDLDRFKILNESLGHNLADEVLVQLSDRIRRQLRADDILGRVGSDEFALACEIEDPGTATAVADKILASVATPLRIGDKELVLSASIGIALFPADDRDVDGLVRHAETALNQAKLAGGGKQHFWQTHMSVAVRRRMDMETDLRKALERSELLLFYQPQLSLTTGMVIGVEALMRWQHPQRGLVSPADFIPLAEDTGLIGPMGEWALREACRQNRLWQKHGLPTLRMAVNVSGHQLMAPEFVDTVSRALAETEHAPENLELEITETTLMRDLEASGAILRRLRNLGVRISIDDFGTGYSSLGYLKHLPVQTVKIDRSFVAELPENTHDAAITNGIISMGHNLGLEIVGEGVETAAQMRYLREHGCDVIQGYLLHVPTTPASIEAWINDNQHSTFAGLGVSRPRSRG